From Symphalangus syndactylus isolate Jambi chromosome 17, NHGRI_mSymSyn1-v2.1_pri, whole genome shotgun sequence, one genomic window encodes:
- the ZNF180 gene encoding zinc finger protein 180 isoform X4, translating into MLTRRGDRTSLTRVGRVAESGSGLLNPSSSCRRAVPGTEAVTGPAWAAGQRTPRLVGAWGSAWCPMRACAGSTREPGSGAQDLSTVLCLEESMQEQDEKPPEPPRACAQEGVNFKIVTVDFTQEEQGTWNPAQRTLDRDVILENDRDLVSWDLATAVGKKDITSKQRIFDEELANGVKIERFTRDDPWLSSCEEVGDYKDQLEKQQEKQEILLQEVAFTQRKTVIHERVCKSDEPGEKSGPNSSLFSSPIIPIRNHFHKRVSHAKKWHLNSAVNSHQKINENETLYENNECGKPPQSIHLIQFTRTQTKDKSYGFSDSIQSFCHGTPLHIHEKIHGGGKTFDFKEYGQVLNPNISHNEQQRIPFEESQYKCSKTSQSSSLTQNMRNNSEEKPFECNQCGKSFSWSSHLVAHQRTHTGEKPYECSECGKSFSRSSHLVSHQRTHTGEKPYRCNQCGKSFSQSYVLVVHQRTHTGERPYECNQCGKSFRQSYKLIAHQRTHTGEKPYECNQCGKSFIQSYKLIAHQRIHTGEKPYECNQCGKSFSQSYKLVAHQRTHTGEKPFECNQCGKSFSWSSQLVAHQRTHTGEKPYECSECGKSFNRSSHLVMHQRIHTGEKPYECNQCGKSFSQSYVLVVHQRTHTGEKPYECSQCGKSFRQSSCLTQHQRTHTGEKPFECNQCGKTFSLSARLIVHQRTHTGEKPFTCIQCGKAFINSYKLIRHQATHTEEKLYECN; encoded by the exons ATGCTGACTAGGAGAGGGGACCGAACTAGCTTAACCCGAGTCGGCCGTGTTGCAGAATCGGGCAGTGGGTTGCTTAACCCGAGTTCGTCCTGCCGCAGAGCCGTGCCAGGCACTGAGGCGGTGACAGGCCCAGCCTGGGCTGCGGGCCAGCGGACGCCCAGGTTGGTAGGGGCGTGGGGCAGCGCTTGGTGTCCGATGCGCGCATGCGCAGGGTCTACGCGGGAACCTGGAAGCGGTG CTCAGGACCTCAGCACCGTGCTGTGCCTGGAGGAGAGCATGCAAGAGCAGGATGAGAAGCCCCCAGAGCCCCCGAGGGCCTGTGCACAG GAAGGAGTGAACTTCAAAATTGTGACTGTGGACTTCACACAGGAGGAACAGGGTACTTGGAACCCTGCTCAGAGGACCCTGGACAGAGATGTGATCCTGGAGAACGACAGAGACCTAGTCTCCTGGG ACTTGGCAACTGCAGTTGGAAAAAAAGATATAACTTCAAAGCAGAGGATTTTTGATGAAGAACTAGCTAATGGAGTGAAGATAGAAAGGTTTACAAGGGATGATCCTTGGTTATCTTCATGTGAAGAAGTTGGTGATTATAAAGACCAGTTGGAGAAGCAACAGGAAAAACAAGAGATACTTTTGCAGGAAGTGGCATTCACTCAAAGGAAAACAGTTATTCATGAGAGAGTCTGCAAAAGTGATGAACCTGGGGAGAAGAGTGGTCCGAATTCCAGTCTATTTTCATCCCCGATTATACCCATAAGAAACCATTTTCATAAACGTGTATCACATGCTAAAAAATGGCATCTTAATTCTGCTGTAAACAGTCATCAGAAGATTAATGAGAATGAGACACTATATGAAAATAATGAATGTGGAAAACCCCCTCAGAGCATTCACCTTATTCAGTTTACAAGAACTCAAACAAAAGATAAATCCTATGGATTTAGTGACAGTATTCAGTCTTTTTGCCATGGTACACCCCTACATATACATGAAAAAATCCATGGAGGAGGAAAAACCTTTGATTTTAAAGAATATGGGCAAGTTTTGAACCCCAACATATCCCATAATGAACAACAGAGAATTCCTTTTGAAGAGAGTCAATATAAATGTAGTAAAACCTCTCAGAGTTCCTCCCTTACTCAAAACATGAGAAATAATTCTGAAGAGAAACCTTTTGAATGTAATCAGTGTGGGAAATCCTTCAGCTGGAGCTCTCATCTTGTTGCACATCAGAGAACTCATACAGGggagaaaccttatgaatgtagTGAATGTGGAAAATCCTTCAGCCGGAGCTCCCACCTTGTTTCCCATCAGagaactcatactggagagaagccttACAGGTGTAATCAATGTGGGAAATCCTTTAGCCAGAGTTATGTCCTTGTTGTGCATCAAagaactcatactggagagagaCCTTATGAATGCAATCAATGTGGAAAATCATTCAGGCAGAGCTATAAACTTATTGCACATCAAAGAACACATACCGGAGAGAAGCCCTATGAATGTAATCAATGTGGGAAATCATTTATCCAGAGCTATAAACTTATTGCACATCAAAGAATTCATACCGGAGAAAAACCCTATGAATGCAATCAGTGTGGGAAATCCTTTAGTCAAAGTTATAAACTTGTTGCTCATCAGAGAACTCACACAGGAGAAAAACCCTTTGAATGTAATCAGTGTGGGAAATCCTTCAGCTGGAGCTCTCAGCTTGTTGCACATCaaagaactcacactggagagaaaccgtaTGAATGTAGTGAATGTGGAAAATCTTTTAACCGCAGTTCTCACCTTGTTAtgcatcagagaattcacactgggGAAAAACCGTATGAATGTAATCAGTGTGGGAAATCCTTCAGCCAGAGTTATGTTCTTGTTGTACATCAGAGAACTCATACTGGAGAAAAGCCCTATGAATGCAGTCAATGTGGGAAGTCCTTCAGACAGAGTTCATGCCTTACCCAACATCAGagaactcatactggagagaaaccgtTCGAATGTAATCAGTGTGGAAAAACATTTAGTTTGAGTGCTCGACTTATTGTGCATCAAagaactcatactggagagaaaccctttaCATGTATTCAGTGTGGAAAAGCTTTCATTAATAGCTATAAACTTATTAGGCATCAGGCAACTCATACTGAAGAGAAACTCTATGAATGTAACTAG
- the ZNF180 gene encoding zinc finger protein 180 isoform X5, translated as MLTRRGDRTSLTRVGRVAESGSGLLNPSSSCRRAVPGTEAVTGPAWAAGQRTPSAAQDLSTVLCLEESMQEQDEKPPEPPRACAQEGVNFKIVTVDFTQEEQGTWNPAQRTLDRDVILENDRDLVSWDLATAVGKKDITSKQRIFDEELANGVKIERFTRDDPWLSSCEEVGDYKDQLEKQQEKQEILLQEVAFTQRKTVIHERVCKSDEPGEKSGPNSSLFSSPIIPIRNHFHKRVSHAKKWHLNSAVNSHQKINENETLYENNECGKPPQSIHLIQFTRTQTKDKSYGFSDSIQSFCHGTPLHIHEKIHGGGKTFDFKEYGQVLNPNISHNEQQRIPFEESQYKCSKTSQSSSLTQNMRNNSEEKPFECNQCGKSFSWSSHLVAHQRTHTGEKPYECSECGKSFSRSSHLVSHQRTHTGEKPYRCNQCGKSFSQSYVLVVHQRTHTGERPYECNQCGKSFRQSYKLIAHQRTHTGEKPYECNQCGKSFIQSYKLIAHQRIHTGEKPYECNQCGKSFSQSYKLVAHQRTHTGEKPFECNQCGKSFSWSSQLVAHQRTHTGEKPYECSECGKSFNRSSHLVMHQRIHTGEKPYECNQCGKSFSQSYVLVVHQRTHTGEKPYECSQCGKSFRQSSCLTQHQRTHTGEKPFECNQCGKTFSLSARLIVHQRTHTGEKPFTCIQCGKAFINSYKLIRHQATHTEEKLYECN; from the exons ATGCTGACTAGGAGAGGGGACCGAACTAGCTTAACCCGAGTCGGCCGTGTTGCAGAATCGGGCAGTGGGTTGCTTAACCCGAGTTCGTCCTGCCGCAGAGCCGTGCCAGGCACTGAGGCGGTGACAGGCCCAGCCTGGGCTGCGGGCCAGCGGACGCCCAG TGCAGCTCAGGACCTCAGCACCGTGCTGTGCCTGGAGGAGAGCATGCAAGAGCAGGATGAGAAGCCCCCAGAGCCCCCGAGGGCCTGTGCACAG GAAGGAGTGAACTTCAAAATTGTGACTGTGGACTTCACACAGGAGGAACAGGGTACTTGGAACCCTGCTCAGAGGACCCTGGACAGAGATGTGATCCTGGAGAACGACAGAGACCTAGTCTCCTGGG ACTTGGCAACTGCAGTTGGAAAAAAAGATATAACTTCAAAGCAGAGGATTTTTGATGAAGAACTAGCTAATGGAGTGAAGATAGAAAGGTTTACAAGGGATGATCCTTGGTTATCTTCATGTGAAGAAGTTGGTGATTATAAAGACCAGTTGGAGAAGCAACAGGAAAAACAAGAGATACTTTTGCAGGAAGTGGCATTCACTCAAAGGAAAACAGTTATTCATGAGAGAGTCTGCAAAAGTGATGAACCTGGGGAGAAGAGTGGTCCGAATTCCAGTCTATTTTCATCCCCGATTATACCCATAAGAAACCATTTTCATAAACGTGTATCACATGCTAAAAAATGGCATCTTAATTCTGCTGTAAACAGTCATCAGAAGATTAATGAGAATGAGACACTATATGAAAATAATGAATGTGGAAAACCCCCTCAGAGCATTCACCTTATTCAGTTTACAAGAACTCAAACAAAAGATAAATCCTATGGATTTAGTGACAGTATTCAGTCTTTTTGCCATGGTACACCCCTACATATACATGAAAAAATCCATGGAGGAGGAAAAACCTTTGATTTTAAAGAATATGGGCAAGTTTTGAACCCCAACATATCCCATAATGAACAACAGAGAATTCCTTTTGAAGAGAGTCAATATAAATGTAGTAAAACCTCTCAGAGTTCCTCCCTTACTCAAAACATGAGAAATAATTCTGAAGAGAAACCTTTTGAATGTAATCAGTGTGGGAAATCCTTCAGCTGGAGCTCTCATCTTGTTGCACATCAGAGAACTCATACAGGggagaaaccttatgaatgtagTGAATGTGGAAAATCCTTCAGCCGGAGCTCCCACCTTGTTTCCCATCAGagaactcatactggagagaagccttACAGGTGTAATCAATGTGGGAAATCCTTTAGCCAGAGTTATGTCCTTGTTGTGCATCAAagaactcatactggagagagaCCTTATGAATGCAATCAATGTGGAAAATCATTCAGGCAGAGCTATAAACTTATTGCACATCAAAGAACACATACCGGAGAGAAGCCCTATGAATGTAATCAATGTGGGAAATCATTTATCCAGAGCTATAAACTTATTGCACATCAAAGAATTCATACCGGAGAAAAACCCTATGAATGCAATCAGTGTGGGAAATCCTTTAGTCAAAGTTATAAACTTGTTGCTCATCAGAGAACTCACACAGGAGAAAAACCCTTTGAATGTAATCAGTGTGGGAAATCCTTCAGCTGGAGCTCTCAGCTTGTTGCACATCaaagaactcacactggagagaaaccgtaTGAATGTAGTGAATGTGGAAAATCTTTTAACCGCAGTTCTCACCTTGTTAtgcatcagagaattcacactgggGAAAAACCGTATGAATGTAATCAGTGTGGGAAATCCTTCAGCCAGAGTTATGTTCTTGTTGTACATCAGAGAACTCATACTGGAGAAAAGCCCTATGAATGCAGTCAATGTGGGAAGTCCTTCAGACAGAGTTCATGCCTTACCCAACATCAGagaactcatactggagagaaaccgtTCGAATGTAATCAGTGTGGAAAAACATTTAGTTTGAGTGCTCGACTTATTGTGCATCAAagaactcatactggagagaaaccctttaCATGTATTCAGTGTGGAAAAGCTTTCATTAATAGCTATAAACTTATTAGGCATCAGGCAACTCATACTGAAGAGAAACTCTATGAATGTAACTAG
- the ZNF180 gene encoding zinc finger protein 180 isoform X1, translating to MLTRRGDRTSLTRVGRVAESGSGLLNPSSSCRRAVPGTEAVTGPAWAAGQRTPRLVGAWGSAWCPMRACAGSTREPGSGAQDLSTVLCLEESMQEQDEKPPEPPRACAQDSFLPQEIIIKVEGEDTGSLTIPSKEGVNFKIVTVDFTQEEQGTWNPAQRTLDRDVILENDRDLVSWDLATAVGKKDITSKQRIFDEELANGVKIERFTRDDPWLSSCEEVGDYKDQLEKQQEKQEILLQEVAFTQRKTVIHERVCKSDEPGEKSGPNSSLFSSPIIPIRNHFHKRVSHAKKWHLNSAVNSHQKINENETLYENNECGKPPQSIHLIQFTRTQTKDKSYGFSDSIQSFCHGTPLHIHEKIHGGGKTFDFKEYGQVLNPNISHNEQQRIPFEESQYKCSKTSQSSSLTQNMRNNSEEKPFECNQCGKSFSWSSHLVAHQRTHTGEKPYECSECGKSFSRSSHLVSHQRTHTGEKPYRCNQCGKSFSQSYVLVVHQRTHTGERPYECNQCGKSFRQSYKLIAHQRTHTGEKPYECNQCGKSFIQSYKLIAHQRIHTGEKPYECNQCGKSFSQSYKLVAHQRTHTGEKPFECNQCGKSFSWSSQLVAHQRTHTGEKPYECSECGKSFNRSSHLVMHQRIHTGEKPYECNQCGKSFSQSYVLVVHQRTHTGEKPYECSQCGKSFRQSSCLTQHQRTHTGEKPFECNQCGKTFSLSARLIVHQRTHTGEKPFTCIQCGKAFINSYKLIRHQATHTEEKLYECN from the exons ATGCTGACTAGGAGAGGGGACCGAACTAGCTTAACCCGAGTCGGCCGTGTTGCAGAATCGGGCAGTGGGTTGCTTAACCCGAGTTCGTCCTGCCGCAGAGCCGTGCCAGGCACTGAGGCGGTGACAGGCCCAGCCTGGGCTGCGGGCCAGCGGACGCCCAGGTTGGTAGGGGCGTGGGGCAGCGCTTGGTGTCCGATGCGCGCATGCGCAGGGTCTACGCGGGAACCTGGAAGCGGTG CTCAGGACCTCAGCACCGTGCTGTGCCTGGAGGAGAGCATGCAAGAGCAGGATGAGAAGCCCCCAGAGCCCCCGAGGGCCTGTGCACAG GATTCTTTCCTTCCTCAAGAGATTATCATCAAAGTTGAGGGAGAAGACACTGGGTCTCTGACCATCCCATCTAAG GAAGGAGTGAACTTCAAAATTGTGACTGTGGACTTCACACAGGAGGAACAGGGTACTTGGAACCCTGCTCAGAGGACCCTGGACAGAGATGTGATCCTGGAGAACGACAGAGACCTAGTCTCCTGGG ACTTGGCAACTGCAGTTGGAAAAAAAGATATAACTTCAAAGCAGAGGATTTTTGATGAAGAACTAGCTAATGGAGTGAAGATAGAAAGGTTTACAAGGGATGATCCTTGGTTATCTTCATGTGAAGAAGTTGGTGATTATAAAGACCAGTTGGAGAAGCAACAGGAAAAACAAGAGATACTTTTGCAGGAAGTGGCATTCACTCAAAGGAAAACAGTTATTCATGAGAGAGTCTGCAAAAGTGATGAACCTGGGGAGAAGAGTGGTCCGAATTCCAGTCTATTTTCATCCCCGATTATACCCATAAGAAACCATTTTCATAAACGTGTATCACATGCTAAAAAATGGCATCTTAATTCTGCTGTAAACAGTCATCAGAAGATTAATGAGAATGAGACACTATATGAAAATAATGAATGTGGAAAACCCCCTCAGAGCATTCACCTTATTCAGTTTACAAGAACTCAAACAAAAGATAAATCCTATGGATTTAGTGACAGTATTCAGTCTTTTTGCCATGGTACACCCCTACATATACATGAAAAAATCCATGGAGGAGGAAAAACCTTTGATTTTAAAGAATATGGGCAAGTTTTGAACCCCAACATATCCCATAATGAACAACAGAGAATTCCTTTTGAAGAGAGTCAATATAAATGTAGTAAAACCTCTCAGAGTTCCTCCCTTACTCAAAACATGAGAAATAATTCTGAAGAGAAACCTTTTGAATGTAATCAGTGTGGGAAATCCTTCAGCTGGAGCTCTCATCTTGTTGCACATCAGAGAACTCATACAGGggagaaaccttatgaatgtagTGAATGTGGAAAATCCTTCAGCCGGAGCTCCCACCTTGTTTCCCATCAGagaactcatactggagagaagccttACAGGTGTAATCAATGTGGGAAATCCTTTAGCCAGAGTTATGTCCTTGTTGTGCATCAAagaactcatactggagagagaCCTTATGAATGCAATCAATGTGGAAAATCATTCAGGCAGAGCTATAAACTTATTGCACATCAAAGAACACATACCGGAGAGAAGCCCTATGAATGTAATCAATGTGGGAAATCATTTATCCAGAGCTATAAACTTATTGCACATCAAAGAATTCATACCGGAGAAAAACCCTATGAATGCAATCAGTGTGGGAAATCCTTTAGTCAAAGTTATAAACTTGTTGCTCATCAGAGAACTCACACAGGAGAAAAACCCTTTGAATGTAATCAGTGTGGGAAATCCTTCAGCTGGAGCTCTCAGCTTGTTGCACATCaaagaactcacactggagagaaaccgtaTGAATGTAGTGAATGTGGAAAATCTTTTAACCGCAGTTCTCACCTTGTTAtgcatcagagaattcacactgggGAAAAACCGTATGAATGTAATCAGTGTGGGAAATCCTTCAGCCAGAGTTATGTTCTTGTTGTACATCAGAGAACTCATACTGGAGAAAAGCCCTATGAATGCAGTCAATGTGGGAAGTCCTTCAGACAGAGTTCATGCCTTACCCAACATCAGagaactcatactggagagaaaccgtTCGAATGTAATCAGTGTGGAAAAACATTTAGTTTGAGTGCTCGACTTATTGTGCATCAAagaactcatactggagagaaaccctttaCATGTATTCAGTGTGGAAAAGCTTTCATTAATAGCTATAAACTTATTAGGCATCAGGCAACTCATACTGAAGAGAAACTCTATGAATGTAACTAG
- the ZNF180 gene encoding zinc finger protein 180 isoform X3, protein MLTRRGDRTSLTRVGRVAESGSGLLNPSSSCRRAVPGTEAVTGPAWAAGQRTPSAAQDLSTVLCLEESMQEQDEKPPEPPRACAQDSFLPQEIIIKVEGEDTGSLTIPSKEGVNFKIVTVDFTQEEQGTWNPAQRTLDRDVILENDRDLVSWDLATAVGKKDITSKQRIFDEELANGVKIERFTRDDPWLSSCEEVGDYKDQLEKQQEKQEILLQEVAFTQRKTVIHERVCKSDEPGEKSGPNSSLFSSPIIPIRNHFHKRVSHAKKWHLNSAVNSHQKINENETLYENNECGKPPQSIHLIQFTRTQTKDKSYGFSDSIQSFCHGTPLHIHEKIHGGGKTFDFKEYGQVLNPNISHNEQQRIPFEESQYKCSKTSQSSSLTQNMRNNSEEKPFECNQCGKSFSWSSHLVAHQRTHTGEKPYECSECGKSFSRSSHLVSHQRTHTGEKPYRCNQCGKSFSQSYVLVVHQRTHTGERPYECNQCGKSFRQSYKLIAHQRTHTGEKPYECNQCGKSFIQSYKLIAHQRIHTGEKPYECNQCGKSFSQSYKLVAHQRTHTGEKPFECNQCGKSFSWSSQLVAHQRTHTGEKPYECSECGKSFNRSSHLVMHQRIHTGEKPYECNQCGKSFSQSYVLVVHQRTHTGEKPYECSQCGKSFRQSSCLTQHQRTHTGEKPFECNQCGKTFSLSARLIVHQRTHTGEKPFTCIQCGKAFINSYKLIRHQATHTEEKLYECN, encoded by the exons ATGCTGACTAGGAGAGGGGACCGAACTAGCTTAACCCGAGTCGGCCGTGTTGCAGAATCGGGCAGTGGGTTGCTTAACCCGAGTTCGTCCTGCCGCAGAGCCGTGCCAGGCACTGAGGCGGTGACAGGCCCAGCCTGGGCTGCGGGCCAGCGGACGCCCAG TGCAGCTCAGGACCTCAGCACCGTGCTGTGCCTGGAGGAGAGCATGCAAGAGCAGGATGAGAAGCCCCCAGAGCCCCCGAGGGCCTGTGCACAG GATTCTTTCCTTCCTCAAGAGATTATCATCAAAGTTGAGGGAGAAGACACTGGGTCTCTGACCATCCCATCTAAG GAAGGAGTGAACTTCAAAATTGTGACTGTGGACTTCACACAGGAGGAACAGGGTACTTGGAACCCTGCTCAGAGGACCCTGGACAGAGATGTGATCCTGGAGAACGACAGAGACCTAGTCTCCTGGG ACTTGGCAACTGCAGTTGGAAAAAAAGATATAACTTCAAAGCAGAGGATTTTTGATGAAGAACTAGCTAATGGAGTGAAGATAGAAAGGTTTACAAGGGATGATCCTTGGTTATCTTCATGTGAAGAAGTTGGTGATTATAAAGACCAGTTGGAGAAGCAACAGGAAAAACAAGAGATACTTTTGCAGGAAGTGGCATTCACTCAAAGGAAAACAGTTATTCATGAGAGAGTCTGCAAAAGTGATGAACCTGGGGAGAAGAGTGGTCCGAATTCCAGTCTATTTTCATCCCCGATTATACCCATAAGAAACCATTTTCATAAACGTGTATCACATGCTAAAAAATGGCATCTTAATTCTGCTGTAAACAGTCATCAGAAGATTAATGAGAATGAGACACTATATGAAAATAATGAATGTGGAAAACCCCCTCAGAGCATTCACCTTATTCAGTTTACAAGAACTCAAACAAAAGATAAATCCTATGGATTTAGTGACAGTATTCAGTCTTTTTGCCATGGTACACCCCTACATATACATGAAAAAATCCATGGAGGAGGAAAAACCTTTGATTTTAAAGAATATGGGCAAGTTTTGAACCCCAACATATCCCATAATGAACAACAGAGAATTCCTTTTGAAGAGAGTCAATATAAATGTAGTAAAACCTCTCAGAGTTCCTCCCTTACTCAAAACATGAGAAATAATTCTGAAGAGAAACCTTTTGAATGTAATCAGTGTGGGAAATCCTTCAGCTGGAGCTCTCATCTTGTTGCACATCAGAGAACTCATACAGGggagaaaccttatgaatgtagTGAATGTGGAAAATCCTTCAGCCGGAGCTCCCACCTTGTTTCCCATCAGagaactcatactggagagaagccttACAGGTGTAATCAATGTGGGAAATCCTTTAGCCAGAGTTATGTCCTTGTTGTGCATCAAagaactcatactggagagagaCCTTATGAATGCAATCAATGTGGAAAATCATTCAGGCAGAGCTATAAACTTATTGCACATCAAAGAACACATACCGGAGAGAAGCCCTATGAATGTAATCAATGTGGGAAATCATTTATCCAGAGCTATAAACTTATTGCACATCAAAGAATTCATACCGGAGAAAAACCCTATGAATGCAATCAGTGTGGGAAATCCTTTAGTCAAAGTTATAAACTTGTTGCTCATCAGAGAACTCACACAGGAGAAAAACCCTTTGAATGTAATCAGTGTGGGAAATCCTTCAGCTGGAGCTCTCAGCTTGTTGCACATCaaagaactcacactggagagaaaccgtaTGAATGTAGTGAATGTGGAAAATCTTTTAACCGCAGTTCTCACCTTGTTAtgcatcagagaattcacactgggGAAAAACCGTATGAATGTAATCAGTGTGGGAAATCCTTCAGCCAGAGTTATGTTCTTGTTGTACATCAGAGAACTCATACTGGAGAAAAGCCCTATGAATGCAGTCAATGTGGGAAGTCCTTCAGACAGAGTTCATGCCTTACCCAACATCAGagaactcatactggagagaaaccgtTCGAATGTAATCAGTGTGGAAAAACATTTAGTTTGAGTGCTCGACTTATTGTGCATCAAagaactcatactggagagaaaccctttaCATGTATTCAGTGTGGAAAAGCTTTCATTAATAGCTATAAACTTATTAGGCATCAGGCAACTCATACTGAAGAGAAACTCTATGAATGTAACTAG
- the ZNF180 gene encoding zinc finger protein 180 isoform X2 → MLTRRGDRTSLTRVGRVAESGSGLLNPSSSCRRAVPGTEAVTGPAWAAGQRTPRLVGAWGSAWCPMRACAGSTREPGSAQDLSTVLCLEESMQEQDEKPPEPPRACAQDSFLPQEIIIKVEGEDTGSLTIPSKEGVNFKIVTVDFTQEEQGTWNPAQRTLDRDVILENDRDLVSWDLATAVGKKDITSKQRIFDEELANGVKIERFTRDDPWLSSCEEVGDYKDQLEKQQEKQEILLQEVAFTQRKTVIHERVCKSDEPGEKSGPNSSLFSSPIIPIRNHFHKRVSHAKKWHLNSAVNSHQKINENETLYENNECGKPPQSIHLIQFTRTQTKDKSYGFSDSIQSFCHGTPLHIHEKIHGGGKTFDFKEYGQVLNPNISHNEQQRIPFEESQYKCSKTSQSSSLTQNMRNNSEEKPFECNQCGKSFSWSSHLVAHQRTHTGEKPYECSECGKSFSRSSHLVSHQRTHTGEKPYRCNQCGKSFSQSYVLVVHQRTHTGERPYECNQCGKSFRQSYKLIAHQRTHTGEKPYECNQCGKSFIQSYKLIAHQRIHTGEKPYECNQCGKSFSQSYKLVAHQRTHTGEKPFECNQCGKSFSWSSQLVAHQRTHTGEKPYECSECGKSFNRSSHLVMHQRIHTGEKPYECNQCGKSFSQSYVLVVHQRTHTGEKPYECSQCGKSFRQSSCLTQHQRTHTGEKPFECNQCGKTFSLSARLIVHQRTHTGEKPFTCIQCGKAFINSYKLIRHQATHTEEKLYECN, encoded by the exons ATGCTGACTAGGAGAGGGGACCGAACTAGCTTAACCCGAGTCGGCCGTGTTGCAGAATCGGGCAGTGGGTTGCTTAACCCGAGTTCGTCCTGCCGCAGAGCCGTGCCAGGCACTGAGGCGGTGACAGGCCCAGCCTGGGCTGCGGGCCAGCGGACGCCCAGGTTGGTAGGGGCGTGGGGCAGCGCTTGGTGTCCGATGCGCGCATGCGCAGGGTCTACGCGGGAACCTGGAAGCG CTCAGGACCTCAGCACCGTGCTGTGCCTGGAGGAGAGCATGCAAGAGCAGGATGAGAAGCCCCCAGAGCCCCCGAGGGCCTGTGCACAG GATTCTTTCCTTCCTCAAGAGATTATCATCAAAGTTGAGGGAGAAGACACTGGGTCTCTGACCATCCCATCTAAG GAAGGAGTGAACTTCAAAATTGTGACTGTGGACTTCACACAGGAGGAACAGGGTACTTGGAACCCTGCTCAGAGGACCCTGGACAGAGATGTGATCCTGGAGAACGACAGAGACCTAGTCTCCTGGG ACTTGGCAACTGCAGTTGGAAAAAAAGATATAACTTCAAAGCAGAGGATTTTTGATGAAGAACTAGCTAATGGAGTGAAGATAGAAAGGTTTACAAGGGATGATCCTTGGTTATCTTCATGTGAAGAAGTTGGTGATTATAAAGACCAGTTGGAGAAGCAACAGGAAAAACAAGAGATACTTTTGCAGGAAGTGGCATTCACTCAAAGGAAAACAGTTATTCATGAGAGAGTCTGCAAAAGTGATGAACCTGGGGAGAAGAGTGGTCCGAATTCCAGTCTATTTTCATCCCCGATTATACCCATAAGAAACCATTTTCATAAACGTGTATCACATGCTAAAAAATGGCATCTTAATTCTGCTGTAAACAGTCATCAGAAGATTAATGAGAATGAGACACTATATGAAAATAATGAATGTGGAAAACCCCCTCAGAGCATTCACCTTATTCAGTTTACAAGAACTCAAACAAAAGATAAATCCTATGGATTTAGTGACAGTATTCAGTCTTTTTGCCATGGTACACCCCTACATATACATGAAAAAATCCATGGAGGAGGAAAAACCTTTGATTTTAAAGAATATGGGCAAGTTTTGAACCCCAACATATCCCATAATGAACAACAGAGAATTCCTTTTGAAGAGAGTCAATATAAATGTAGTAAAACCTCTCAGAGTTCCTCCCTTACTCAAAACATGAGAAATAATTCTGAAGAGAAACCTTTTGAATGTAATCAGTGTGGGAAATCCTTCAGCTGGAGCTCTCATCTTGTTGCACATCAGAGAACTCATACAGGggagaaaccttatgaatgtagTGAATGTGGAAAATCCTTCAGCCGGAGCTCCCACCTTGTTTCCCATCAGagaactcatactggagagaagccttACAGGTGTAATCAATGTGGGAAATCCTTTAGCCAGAGTTATGTCCTTGTTGTGCATCAAagaactcatactggagagagaCCTTATGAATGCAATCAATGTGGAAAATCATTCAGGCAGAGCTATAAACTTATTGCACATCAAAGAACACATACCGGAGAGAAGCCCTATGAATGTAATCAATGTGGGAAATCATTTATCCAGAGCTATAAACTTATTGCACATCAAAGAATTCATACCGGAGAAAAACCCTATGAATGCAATCAGTGTGGGAAATCCTTTAGTCAAAGTTATAAACTTGTTGCTCATCAGAGAACTCACACAGGAGAAAAACCCTTTGAATGTAATCAGTGTGGGAAATCCTTCAGCTGGAGCTCTCAGCTTGTTGCACATCaaagaactcacactggagagaaaccgtaTGAATGTAGTGAATGTGGAAAATCTTTTAACCGCAGTTCTCACCTTGTTAtgcatcagagaattcacactgggGAAAAACCGTATGAATGTAATCAGTGTGGGAAATCCTTCAGCCAGAGTTATGTTCTTGTTGTACATCAGAGAACTCATACTGGAGAAAAGCCCTATGAATGCAGTCAATGTGGGAAGTCCTTCAGACAGAGTTCATGCCTTACCCAACATCAGagaactcatactggagagaaaccgtTCGAATGTAATCAGTGTGGAAAAACATTTAGTTTGAGTGCTCGACTTATTGTGCATCAAagaactcatactggagagaaaccctttaCATGTATTCAGTGTGGAAAAGCTTTCATTAATAGCTATAAACTTATTAGGCATCAGGCAACTCATACTGAAGAGAAACTCTATGAATGTAACTAG